In Nasonia vitripennis strain AsymCx chromosome 2, Nvit_psr_1.1, whole genome shotgun sequence, a genomic segment contains:
- the LOC100121764 gene encoding ubiquitin fusion degradation protein 1 homolog — protein sequence MFRLFPEIPRPFNTQYKCFSVSMLPGNERQDVERGGKIIMPPSALDTLTRLNIVYPMLFKLTNKKTNRITHCGVLEFVADEGKVYLPYWMMHNLLLQEGEILNVECVSLPVATYARFQPQSEDFLDITNPKAVLENGLRNFACLTTGDVIAIKYNARIYEMCVLETKPGSAVTIIECDMNVEFAPPVGYKEPEKPVSKEEDNVDPVDLMPEPTGFVAFKGQGNRLDGKKRKESAPTETASDKPVYVRGIPDYDYKIGTLKFLRNVKPVNVKEVKDQDEFKAFMGEGFSLRKSKK from the exons ATG TTTCGACTATTTCCCGAGATACCTCGTCCCTTCAATACTCAATACAAATGCTTCTCAGTGTCTATGTTACCTGGCAATGAACGACAAGATGTTGAACGAGGTGGAAAGA TTATTATGCCTCCTTCAGCACTTGACACTCTCACAAGACTGAACATTGTTTATCCAATGTTATTTAAACTGACAAATAAGAAGACTAACAGAATAACTCACTGTGGAGTACTTGAATTTGTTGCTGACGAAGGAAAAGTTTACCTTCCTTATTGG atGATGCACAATCTGCTTCTGCAAGAAGGGGAAATCTTAAATGTTGAGTGTGTCTCGCTACCAGTAGCTACCTATGCGCGTTTTCAACCTCAATCAGAAGATTTTTTAGATATTACAAATCCTAAGGCTGTGTTAGAAAATGGATTAAGAAATTTTGCCTGTCTAACCACAGGTGATGTTATAGCTATCAAGTACAATGCACGTATTTACGAAATGTGTGTACTAGAGACTAAACCAGGTTCAGCTGTTACTATTATTGAGTGTGACATGAATGTTGAGTTTGCTCCTCCCGTTGGTTACAAAGAGCCTGAGAAGCCTGTATCAAAAGAAGAGGACAATGTCGATCCTGTAGATTTAATGCCAGAACCAACTGGATTTGTTGCTTTTAAAGGGCAAGGAAACAGATTGGATGGCAAAAAGAGGAAAGAATCTGCACCCACAGAGACTGCATCGGACAAACCGGTTTATGTCAGAGGCATACCGGATTATGATTATAAGATAGgcactttaaaatttttacgcaATGTGAAGCCAGTAAATGTCAAAGAG gtGAAAGATCAGGATGAATTCAAAGCGTTTATGGGAGAAGGATTTTCCTTACGCAAGTCGAAAAAGtga